Proteins co-encoded in one Rhodothermia bacterium genomic window:
- a CDS encoding HAMP domain-containing protein has product MNRNGTYILLFSIVTAICFIWLASWLASRKITQPLQKITQTAKRINSGQLDEEIKIKSQAAEIQDLAESLTLMSRRFRLDIRELKRLTSFQNEFLGNVSHEVRNPIFAIGGYIEALGADNLTPKMRQIYVGKGLNNVQRLNGLFSDLLEIARLEYREETIKPESFDLKALLDEVADELDYLAQEKSLELVVDNEPQKVYADRSRVRQVLTNLLQNGLKYTDVAHGVVRVRYRKNGNKVRIEVLDNGRGIPEEHLDHIFERFYRVDAARSRAMGGTGLGLSIVKQILNAHGEQIYVESTEGRGSRFWFELPISAPVPSANSI; this is encoded by the coding sequence ATGAATAGGAATGGAACGTATATCCTGCTCTTTTCGATTGTCACTGCAATTTGCTTTATTTGGTTGGCAAGTTGGCTGGCATCCAGAAAGATCACCCAGCCTTTACAAAAGATCACCCAAACTGCTAAACGCATAAATAGTGGCCAATTAGACGAAGAAATAAAAATTAAATCCCAAGCGGCTGAAATTCAAGACCTCGCAGAAAGCCTAACCTTAATGTCACGTCGCTTCCGGCTTGATATTCGAGAACTTAAGCGCTTAACAAGTTTCCAAAATGAATTTCTGGGAAATGTAAGCCATGAAGTCCGTAACCCCATTTTTGCTATAGGTGGATATATTGAGGCCCTAGGTGCTGATAATCTGACCCCAAAAATGAGGCAAATATACGTGGGTAAAGGCTTAAATAATGTACAGCGGCTAAATGGTCTATTCTCAGACCTTCTTGAAATTGCCAGATTGGAGTATCGAGAGGAAACGATAAAGCCTGAATCCTTTGACCTAAAAGCACTCTTAGATGAAGTCGCAGACGAGTTGGACTATCTGGCGCAAGAGAAATCGTTAGAATTGGTGGTGGATAACGAGCCTCAAAAAGTCTATGCCGATCGTAGCAGGGTTCGACAGGTATTGACCAACCTCCTTCAAAATGGACTTAAATATACCGATGTTGCACATGGCGTTGTCCGCGTAAGGTATCGCAAAAATGGCAATAAAGTACGCATCGAAGTCTTGGATAACGGGCGGGGCATCCCCGAAGAACATTTGGATCATATCTTTGAACGCTTTTACCGTGTTGATGCCGCACGTTCTAGGGCAATGGGTGGAACAGGACTAGGTCTAAGTATTGTCAAGCAGATATTAAATGCACATGGTGAACAGATCTATGTTGAAAGCACAGAAGGTAGGGGGTCTCGGTTTTGGTTTGAATTACCCATCTCTGCACCTGTTCCGTCTGCAAATTCAATTTAG
- a CDS encoding dehydrogenase E1 component subunit alpha/beta, which produces MLQTSPLAMEVASDLQTQINLPTIGHCVDLAPQTVTLTDFSKDIALNAYRTMYTARRLDEKMLMLLKQNKGFFHIGGAGHEAIQMALGMQMEIGEDWAHIYYRDLCLSLAMGITPREVLLHHLAKADDPFSGGRQMSEHFCSKSLNIVVPSAEVGSQFLPAAGLGLALKHKKEKGIVYVGCGDGATSQGSFFEALNWASRDRAPVLFVVQNNGIAISVPVTDQTAGGTAFKLAAGFEGLARIEVDGTDLAKSYAAVAAARKYILKGNGPVMLVAHTVRLLPHSSSDNHAKYRPKAILEAEKKQDPLARLEIQLIEAGYATEDYLHEIKKQINKDIDHEAHWAAKQPDPDPANLNSHVLFDGDLGLEYEKSVPNGPDIVVVDAINNALKEEMANDKNVIVYGEDVADGKGGVFTATRDLSKMFGHDRCFNSPLAENSIIGTAVGFSLLGYKPVVEIQFADYVWPGLQAIRNMVSTFRWRSNNLFECPMVIRIPTGGYIHGGLCHSQNIEAFFAHMPGLVIVMPSNAADAKGLLKTAIRSKDPILFLEHKFLYRQPVAKTPEPDENYLVPIGKAKVVQKGKDLTIVTYGALVYKAMNVARALEKQGTSVEIIDIRTILPFDAETVIESVKKTNRVMVLHEDHEFMGFGAEISAQITQNAFRHLDAPVKRVAGTFTPTPFSDVLERAALPQDQEILEAAKELLAF; this is translated from the coding sequence ATGCTACAAACTTCTCCTTTAGCAATGGAAGTTGCTTCAGATTTGCAAACACAAATTAACTTGCCAACCATTGGGCACTGCGTTGATTTGGCTCCCCAAACGGTTACCCTGACTGATTTCTCCAAGGATATAGCCTTGAATGCGTATCGGACAATGTACACCGCGCGCCGATTAGACGAAAAGATGCTCATGCTTCTAAAACAGAACAAGGGCTTTTTTCATATTGGTGGAGCGGGTCACGAAGCCATCCAAATGGCACTGGGTATGCAAATGGAAATTGGTGAAGATTGGGCACATATCTATTACCGAGATCTCTGCCTAAGTTTGGCTATGGGAATTACCCCACGCGAGGTTTTACTTCACCACTTGGCCAAAGCCGATGACCCCTTTTCGGGTGGCCGCCAAATGTCCGAGCATTTTTGTAGTAAATCATTAAATATCGTTGTCCCATCGGCAGAAGTAGGTTCGCAGTTTTTACCTGCAGCCGGACTTGGTTTGGCATTAAAACACAAAAAAGAAAAGGGTATAGTTTATGTTGGATGTGGCGACGGTGCAACCTCTCAGGGTTCTTTTTTTGAAGCCCTCAATTGGGCCTCCCGCGACCGTGCACCAGTCCTTTTTGTAGTGCAGAACAATGGCATTGCGATTTCTGTGCCTGTAACGGATCAAACTGCGGGTGGAACGGCATTTAAACTCGCTGCCGGCTTTGAAGGTCTTGCACGTATTGAGGTGGATGGAACCGATTTGGCCAAGAGTTATGCGGCTGTTGCGGCTGCACGGAAATACATTCTTAAGGGCAACGGCCCCGTCATGCTCGTGGCCCATACCGTTCGTCTTCTACCGCATTCATCCTCGGACAACCACGCTAAATACCGCCCCAAAGCCATTTTAGAAGCAGAAAAGAAACAAGATCCTTTGGCACGTCTCGAAATTCAGTTGATCGAAGCCGGATACGCCACAGAGGACTACCTGCACGAGATTAAAAAGCAAATCAATAAAGACATTGATCACGAAGCGCATTGGGCTGCCAAACAGCCAGATCCTGACCCCGCTAACCTGAATAGCCATGTTTTGTTTGATGGCGACTTGGGCTTAGAATATGAAAAATCTGTACCAAATGGCCCGGATATTGTGGTGGTGGATGCCATTAACAATGCCCTTAAAGAGGAAATGGCAAACGATAAAAACGTGATTGTTTACGGCGAAGATGTCGCTGATGGCAAAGGAGGCGTCTTTACGGCCACCCGTGACCTATCAAAAATGTTTGGCCACGATAGATGCTTTAATTCGCCACTGGCGGAAAATTCTATCATTGGGACAGCTGTTGGCTTCAGTCTTTTGGGATACAAGCCCGTTGTTGAGATTCAGTTTGCCGATTATGTTTGGCCGGGTCTTCAAGCCATTCGTAATATGGTTTCTACGTTTCGTTGGCGTTCCAATAACCTCTTTGAATGCCCGATGGTGATCCGAATCCCAACGGGTGGCTATATTCATGGCGGCCTATGTCATTCACAAAATATTGAAGCATTTTTTGCCCATATGCCCGGCTTGGTTATTGTAATGCCCTCTAATGCAGCCGACGCAAAAGGATTGCTAAAAACGGCTATTCGGTCAAAAGACCCAATTTTGTTCTTAGAACATAAATTCTTGTATCGGCAACCAGTGGCTAAAACACCAGAGCCAGACGAGAACTACTTGGTGCCTATTGGTAAAGCCAAAGTCGTACAAAAAGGAAAAGACTTGACGATTGTAACGTATGGTGCACTTGTTTATAAAGCCATGAACGTCGCACGTGCCTTAGAAAAACAAGGTACTTCGGTTGAAATTATAGACATACGCACCATTTTGCCATTCGACGCTGAAACCGTCATCGAATCGGTTAAGAAAACCAATCGTGTGATGGTTCTTCATGAAGACCATGAGTTTATGGGCTTTGGAGCCGAAATTTCTGCACAAATCACCCAAAATGCCTTCCGACATTTAGATGCACCCGTAAAACGGGTTGCAGGAACTTTTACCCCAACACCATTCTCTGATGTTTTAGAACGTGCAGCATTGCCACAAGACCAAGAAATCCTTGAGGCAGCAAAAGAACTGTTGGCTTTTTAA
- a CDS encoding DUF1573 domain-containing protein: MRHIFCTFFLLLLGISSPTFGQTIEVTQPSHVFGNITEGTKASHVFRFVNRAKSPLSIRDVRASCGCTTPEWTKKEIRPDSTGYIKVVYDSTGRPGPFSKSVVMTTTLGEDVFLGISGNVVPVSLSDKPRQGALAFEHERIELGLLRTLDTVEITYLFQNLGSKPVKVLNVWAAGNQAIGNWEKQPIFPQELSKVVIKLSNALVSKSGKFEIPVLIDTNDAEQQKKSLLIVGELEGI, encoded by the coding sequence ATGCGCCATATTTTTTGCACCTTTTTCCTCCTGCTTTTGGGTATCTCTTCGCCTACCTTCGGCCAAACAATCGAAGTAACGCAACCAAGCCACGTTTTCGGGAACATTACGGAAGGCACAAAAGCCAGCCATGTTTTTCGGTTTGTAAACCGAGCCAAGTCGCCATTGAGTATCCGCGATGTACGGGCATCTTGCGGGTGTACAACGCCAGAATGGACCAAAAAGGAAATACGACCAGATAGTACCGGTTACATAAAAGTGGTATATGACTCCACGGGACGTCCCGGGCCGTTTTCAAAATCTGTCGTTATGACCACTACTTTGGGTGAGGATGTTTTTTTGGGAATTTCGGGTAATGTAGTCCCCGTCTCCTTGAGCGATAAGCCGCGACAGGGCGCATTAGCCTTTGAACATGAACGGATTGAATTAGGGCTTCTCCGGACGTTAGACACAGTAGAAATCACCTACTTGTTCCAAAATTTAGGATCAAAGCCGGTAAAAGTCCTTAATGTATGGGCTGCCGGAAATCAGGCTATTGGCAACTGGGAGAAACAACCAATATTCCCCCAAGAACTATCCAAAGTTGTTATAAAACTTTCAAATGCTTTGGTGTCAAAAAGCGGAAAATTTGAGATTCCCGTACTCATTGACACAAATGATGCAGAACAGCAAAAAAAATCCCTTCTCATTGTCGGGGAACTTGAAGGGATCTAA
- a CDS encoding septal ring lytic transglycosylase RlpA family protein: MKKIYFLTIVLYYTIQMSVFAQPKSAAPIPTATSNNAGYYTTNVGTSVVTSYSRGRPAVPIGNAFAAGWATYYAHSYSGRLTASGEVFDASAKTAAHRYLPFGTMVSVINLNNQKEVVVRINDRGPFLYGSNNIIDLSFGAAQEIGMINPGVVPVRIYILSQVPAYVSRVPKDFEAWAIQVSASKERALAEKVVAKLGSEATIRSIQTAQGVIMYRVLYGKYDRKEEATLAKMQLIDMGFPNSFEKYLVDEHPDLAGIK; this comes from the coding sequence ATGAAAAAAATCTACTTCCTTACGATCGTATTGTACTACACAATACAGATGAGCGTCTTTGCTCAACCCAAAAGCGCTGCCCCCATTCCAACGGCAACGTCTAATAATGCAGGTTATTACACAACCAATGTCGGAACAAGTGTCGTAACAAGTTACAGCCGAGGGCGCCCCGCAGTACCGATCGGCAATGCCTTTGCTGCAGGCTGGGCTACCTATTATGCCCATTCGTATTCGGGAAGGCTTACTGCCTCTGGAGAGGTTTTCGATGCAAGTGCGAAAACTGCCGCACATAGATACCTACCCTTTGGTACGATGGTTTCCGTGATCAACCTGAATAACCAAAAGGAAGTGGTTGTAAGAATCAATGACAGAGGGCCTTTTTTGTATGGTTCCAACAACATCATTGACCTTTCATTTGGTGCTGCACAAGAGATTGGCATGATAAATCCGGGTGTAGTCCCCGTAAGAATTTATATTCTTTCCCAAGTTCCGGCTTACGTGTCCCGTGTTCCAAAAGACTTTGAGGCTTGGGCCATACAAGTGTCAGCATCTAAAGAGCGTGCTTTAGCTGAAAAAGTGGTTGCAAAATTAGGATCTGAAGCGACGATCCGAAGTATCCAGACCGCACAAGGCGTAATAATGTATCGCGTTTTGTATGGCAAGTATGACCGAAAAGAAGAAGCTACTCTTGCAAAAATGCAATTAATAGATATGGGCTTTCCCAATAGCTTTGAGAAATACTTGGTGGATGAACATCCAGACCTTGCAGGCATCAAATAG
- a CDS encoding cystathionine gamma-synthase produces MNTYHAETLAIHAGQQPDPTTGAIMTPIYQTSTFVQATPGDHKGYEYARVHNPTRTALEENLAALEAAKTGITFASGVAATDAIMRSLSPGDHIIATSDLYGGTYRLFTQTFERFGLAFSFVDMRNLSEIEEAIRPQTRILWVETPTNPLIRILDIAAIAKIGTQFGIDVVVDNTFASPYLQQPLRLGATMVLHSTTKYLGGHSDVIGGAICTNDETWIERLRFQVKSAGAVPGPMDCFLTLRGIKTLAVRMDRHGENAQQIAHFLKNHPKVGEVYYPGLETHEGHALAQRQMRNFGGMLSFILKNDVIDKAIQFMSSTKLFSLAESLGGVESLVNHPATMTHASIPADIRHASGLHDSLIRLSVGIEHVNDLIEDLDRALYNV; encoded by the coding sequence ATGAATACCTACCACGCCGAAACGTTAGCCATCCATGCAGGCCAGCAACCGGATCCCACAACGGGTGCAATCATGACGCCCATTTATCAGACCTCAACCTTTGTGCAGGCTACTCCCGGAGACCACAAGGGTTACGAATATGCACGGGTTCACAACCCCACCCGTACCGCCTTAGAAGAAAACTTGGCAGCATTAGAAGCAGCCAAAACTGGAATAACATTTGCCTCAGGTGTGGCCGCTACCGATGCCATTATGCGTTCCTTATCGCCCGGAGATCACATCATTGCTACCAGCGATCTCTACGGCGGAACTTATCGCCTATTTACGCAAACCTTCGAGCGGTTTGGTCTCGCCTTTAGCTTTGTGGACATGCGCAACCTTTCCGAAATTGAAGAAGCTATCCGGCCACAAACGCGCATTTTATGGGTCGAAACCCCAACCAATCCGTTAATCCGAATATTGGACATAGCAGCCATTGCAAAAATAGGGACTCAATTTGGGATTGATGTCGTAGTGGACAATACTTTTGCTTCGCCCTATTTACAGCAACCACTGCGCTTGGGGGCGACAATGGTTTTACATTCTACCACCAAATATCTCGGCGGCCACTCTGATGTTATTGGCGGTGCTATATGTACAAATGACGAAACATGGATCGAACGTCTCCGCTTCCAAGTCAAATCTGCTGGTGCGGTTCCGGGGCCTATGGATTGCTTCTTGACGCTAAGAGGTATAAAGACCTTGGCCGTTCGCATGGATCGTCATGGCGAAAATGCCCAACAAATCGCCCATTTTTTGAAGAACCATCCAAAAGTTGGTGAGGTGTATTATCCGGGTCTTGAAACACACGAAGGCCATGCTTTGGCCCAACGGCAGATGCGAAATTTTGGTGGGATGTTAAGTTTTATACTTAAAAACGATGTCATAGACAAGGCCATTCAGTTCATGTCTTCCACGAAATTATTTTCCCTAGCGGAAAGTTTAGGCGGAGTGGAAAGTTTGGTAAATCATCCCGCAACCATGACCCATGCCTCTATCCCAGCCGATATTAGACATGCTTCTGGACTTCACGACTCACTAATCCGGCTTTCTGTTGGGATTGAGCATGTAAATGACTTGATTGAGGACTTAGATCGGGCGTTGTACAATGTTTAG
- a CDS encoding tetratricopeptide repeat protein: MYKRINPYLLLAFVVAGLFTMGAGCSSDPNVEGGKLNMNSKDYATALTKFEKAIETNPNNAEAWKYKAMALAEIAKGATDPLVRATKYAEMATAVGKAKELDPKQVADLGRIALSSWALEINDGVNAFNSTQAGMAEKAAGHFKNATTLLPDSTYAFELLGRSYYKMEKYEQAADPYEQAIKTGRAKEDSYVLLGNIYLYLLKDRANDALRILEPAATKFPANEQISAMLTDAYRKSGQADQALANYKAQDEKNPRDFDNLLRWGNLLLQLDKFDEAMPILERALSLNGEDENVVYNIGIAYFNKAAAVNKLMIELKSDEIQKFNTLKGERDNFFRKAMPLLEKVRAQNTAAKRDNKQICQSLFSIYAQILGTKDPKTTEAYSCAGN, from the coding sequence ATGTACAAAAGAATAAACCCATACCTGCTTTTGGCATTTGTTGTAGCAGGCTTGTTTACGATGGGTGCTGGTTGTTCGAGTGACCCCAATGTCGAGGGGGGCAAGCTCAATATGAACAGCAAAGACTATGCAACAGCCCTTACCAAATTCGAGAAGGCCATTGAAACAAACCCAAACAACGCGGAAGCATGGAAGTATAAGGCAATGGCCTTGGCTGAGATTGCAAAAGGAGCGACAGACCCCCTCGTGCGTGCTACTAAATATGCTGAAATGGCTACAGCCGTTGGAAAAGCAAAGGAATTAGACCCCAAACAAGTTGCTGATCTTGGACGAATTGCACTCAGTTCGTGGGCATTAGAGATAAACGACGGCGTAAATGCGTTTAATAGTACGCAAGCGGGTATGGCAGAAAAAGCAGCCGGACACTTTAAAAATGCCACAACCCTTTTGCCGGATTCTACCTATGCGTTTGAATTATTGGGTCGGAGTTACTATAAAATGGAAAAATATGAGCAGGCCGCTGATCCATACGAGCAAGCCATTAAAACGGGCCGTGCAAAAGAGGATTCGTATGTACTTCTTGGCAATATATACTTATATCTCCTCAAAGATCGGGCAAACGATGCCCTTCGTATCTTAGAACCAGCGGCGACCAAGTTCCCAGCCAACGAGCAGATTTCGGCGATGTTGACAGATGCTTACCGTAAATCAGGACAAGCAGATCAGGCCTTAGCCAATTACAAAGCACAGGATGAAAAAAACCCTAGGGACTTTGACAACCTCCTCCGTTGGGGCAACCTTCTGCTACAATTGGATAAGTTTGATGAAGCCATGCCTATTTTGGAACGTGCGCTTTCCCTGAACGGTGAAGACGAAAATGTGGTCTATAATATTGGTATCGCATACTTTAACAAAGCTGCTGCTGTCAACAAACTAATGATTGAATTAAAGTCGGACGAAATACAGAAATTCAATACGCTTAAAGGAGAACGAGACAATTTCTTCCGAAAAGCAATGCCTTTGTTGGAAAAAGTTCGGGCACAGAACACAGCAGCCAAACGGGACAATAAGCAAATTTGCCAGTCGTTGTTTAGCATCTACGCACAGATTTTGGGTACTAAAGATCCAAAAACGACTGAAGCTTATAGTTGTGCAGGAAATTAG
- the fahA gene encoding fumarylacetoacetase: protein MQSFIHVPQFHPFPIQNLPYGVFSLDDASERHVGVAIGDYVLDLTLCERMGFLTLSDAAGYFQDGVLNTLMGKSPDVWSDVRKQIVNLLLRNSVLEKEGREIWQKVIFPQENILMYVPVNIGDYTDFYASINHASNVGKIFRDKENPLLLNWTKMPIGYHGRSSSIRESGAPLYRPKGQYQNLQTGDVIFGPSLQLDFELEMGAYIGTGNVLGEPISVLEASRYIFGFSLLNDWSARDIQRFEYQPLGPFLGKNFATFISPWVVPMEALEPFIAFYPKQMGISGYLEQELLPKIEVTLQVFLKTKFSNNSVLLSQTNTNEVYWSFEQMIAHHTINGCNLRPGDLLASGTISGSSPDAYGSLLEMTFGGQVPIAVGAEERTWLQDGDTVTFKAFAKHTEYCIGFGEVTGTILPPR from the coding sequence ATGCAGTCATTTATCCATGTACCTCAATTTCACCCTTTCCCAATCCAAAACCTGCCATATGGAGTTTTTTCGTTGGACGACGCATCAGAGAGACACGTCGGAGTGGCGATAGGGGATTATGTTTTAGATCTGACACTTTGTGAGCGGATGGGCTTTTTAACACTTTCGGACGCGGCTGGATATTTTCAAGATGGCGTCCTTAACACCCTTATGGGTAAATCTCCAGACGTTTGGTCTGATGTAAGAAAGCAAATTGTTAACCTTTTGTTAAGAAATTCAGTTTTGGAAAAAGAAGGCCGCGAAATTTGGCAAAAAGTGATTTTTCCACAAGAAAATATTTTAATGTATGTACCTGTAAATATAGGAGATTACACAGACTTCTATGCATCCATCAATCATGCAAGCAATGTAGGGAAAATTTTCCGTGACAAAGAGAACCCTCTTTTATTAAACTGGACAAAAATGCCCATAGGTTACCATGGGCGGTCAAGCAGTATTCGGGAATCGGGCGCGCCTCTTTATCGGCCCAAAGGACAATATCAAAATCTTCAGACTGGGGACGTCATTTTTGGCCCCAGTCTTCAGTTGGATTTTGAGTTGGAAATGGGGGCATACATCGGAACTGGAAATGTACTTGGCGAACCAATATCGGTTCTTGAGGCGTCACGGTACATCTTTGGGTTCAGTTTGCTAAACGATTGGAGCGCACGAGACATCCAACGCTTTGAGTACCAACCACTCGGACCTTTTTTGGGGAAGAACTTTGCTACCTTCATTTCCCCGTGGGTAGTTCCGATGGAAGCTTTGGAACCGTTTATCGCTTTTTACCCAAAACAAATGGGAATTTCCGGTTATCTGGAACAAGAATTGTTGCCAAAGATAGAAGTAACGCTTCAGGTTTTTCTAAAAACCAAATTTAGCAACAATTCTGTTCTTCTCAGCCAAACCAATACGAATGAGGTGTATTGGTCGTTTGAGCAGATGATCGCCCACCACACCATTAACGGTTGTAACCTTCGTCCCGGAGACCTCCTTGCTAGCGGGACAATCAGTGGTTCGTCACCCGATGCTTATGGCAGTCTATTGGAAATGACTTTCGGAGGACAAGTTCCAATTGCTGTTGGAGCAGAAGAACGAACTTGGTTACAAGATGGCGATACTGTTACCTTCAAGGCTTTTGCAAAGCATACAGAATATTGCATCGGCTTTGGTGAGGTGACGGGTACAATACTCCCACCGAGATAA
- a CDS encoding T9SS type A sorting domain-containing protein: MLRKGVLVGISLLILSIVVVKAQCAFLQKVPLEDRIRDAAFIVEGEVIEKRSYWDDQKEMIYTAYEVSVRQVLKGLPYTGKVTVITQGGQVGAIGVDVHPSPGLEVGALGMFLPVQPNPKSLSKKNSFEGPIGYVGPLEYITYDPTDFTPADPLFRYTSLQTLYQGIRAVTGEQSVFVRELPKFQIPVLNKNAATPSITSLSPSTIAAGADQQLTISGSNFGSYNASNSKVYFKNVDNGGSTYIEAHSSLIVSWTNTQIVVKVPAKAGSGTVRVQNSDPATGTSSSVIYIPYAHATHTHGYTGNITRRRLIDNNAEGGYTFSYSTETSGNGVNFYTHAAKAAFERAISTWKTNTGFNVLSGGSSNLNVKAFDDVNLVRFDNDNNPITSGVLGIASSWYSDFNPSPGDTYDISVVLELDVVFRRTGTGGITWNFGPGATPGSPTQYDFESVALHELGHTHQLNHVINLANANSAPNDGGHFIQTPDMVTSIMHYSIFNNTDLRTLYSGDIDGGEEMVAICTPQFEIESRKSCMAPASLPISMVSFDANIAQKDIMLNWVTISEYENYGFDIEHKEGNDPNTPFEVIGFVEGNGTTSEQKQYQFLTNGLLPGLHTFRLKQRDIGFGFSYTPAIEVVLPGEKPFAVSGLYPNPFSEQSSFRMSVQKKQLVQITVYDLLGRKITEIFRDEVPENNIRTFTFSSTNLPSGSYLVRVQGENFGHTFKAILKK, encoded by the coding sequence ATGCTTCGGAAAGGTGTATTGGTGGGCATAAGTTTGCTCATTTTAAGTATTGTCGTTGTCAAAGCGCAATGTGCATTTCTTCAAAAAGTTCCTCTTGAAGATCGCATTCGTGACGCAGCATTTATTGTTGAAGGTGAAGTAATTGAGAAGAGATCTTATTGGGATGACCAAAAGGAGATGATTTATACAGCCTATGAGGTTTCTGTACGACAAGTCCTAAAAGGCTTGCCTTACACCGGAAAAGTAACTGTCATAACACAAGGCGGGCAAGTTGGAGCGATAGGGGTGGATGTACATCCTTCGCCAGGACTGGAAGTGGGTGCTTTAGGAATGTTTTTACCAGTACAACCGAACCCCAAGAGTCTTTCTAAAAAGAATTCCTTTGAAGGACCTATTGGGTATGTTGGCCCTTTGGAATACATCACCTACGACCCAACAGACTTCACCCCAGCCGATCCCTTGTTTCGTTACACTTCTCTACAAACTTTGTATCAAGGCATCCGTGCAGTAACCGGAGAACAGTCAGTATTTGTACGGGAATTACCGAAATTCCAAATTCCGGTATTGAATAAGAACGCAGCTACACCTTCGATCACAAGCCTTTCGCCATCTACAATTGCCGCCGGAGCAGATCAACAACTCACCATATCAGGCTCGAATTTTGGTTCATACAATGCCAGCAACTCTAAAGTTTATTTTAAAAATGTGGATAATGGCGGCTCAACGTATATCGAAGCGCATTCAAGCCTGATTGTTTCTTGGACAAATACCCAAATTGTGGTTAAAGTGCCTGCAAAGGCTGGTTCTGGGACTGTTAGGGTGCAAAATAGTGACCCCGCAACGGGCACTTCTTCCTCCGTGATCTACATCCCTTATGCCCACGCGACGCATACGCATGGATATACAGGAAACATCACCCGTAGAAGATTAATTGACAACAATGCTGAGGGTGGATATACCTTCTCTTATAGCACGGAGACTTCTGGAAATGGTGTCAATTTTTACACCCATGCCGCGAAAGCCGCTTTTGAACGTGCAATAAGTACTTGGAAAACGAATACGGGCTTTAATGTCCTTAGTGGAGGAAGTTCGAACCTAAATGTGAAGGCTTTCGACGATGTAAACCTTGTTCGTTTTGACAACGACAACAACCCGATCACTTCAGGTGTGTTGGGTATAGCAAGTTCATGGTATTCCGATTTTAATCCATCACCGGGGGATACTTACGATATCTCCGTCGTTCTTGAACTTGATGTGGTTTTCAGAAGGACAGGTACTGGGGGAATTACATGGAATTTTGGTCCTGGGGCAACGCCCGGCTCCCCAACGCAATACGATTTTGAGTCGGTCGCTCTGCACGAATTGGGGCATACCCACCAGCTCAACCATGTGATTAATTTGGCAAATGCTAACTCTGCTCCAAATGATGGTGGACACTTTATACAAACACCTGACATGGTCACGTCAATTATGCACTATAGCATCTTCAACAACACTGATTTAAGAACGCTGTATAGTGGCGATATTGATGGTGGGGAAGAGATGGTTGCCATTTGCACACCACAGTTCGAGATTGAATCTAGGAAGTCTTGTATGGCTCCCGCATCATTACCCATCTCAATGGTTAGTTTTGATGCAAATATTGCTCAAAAAGACATCATGCTGAATTGGGTTACCATTAGCGAGTACGAGAATTACGGATTTGATATCGAGCATAAAGAAGGAAATGACCCTAACACTCCTTTCGAAGTGATTGGATTTGTAGAAGGAAATGGAACGACCAGTGAACAAAAACAATACCAATTTCTAACGAATGGCTTGTTACCCGGCCTACACACCTTCCGGCTAAAGCAGCGGGATATAGGATTTGGTTTTTCTTACACGCCTGCCATTGAGGTCGTCTTACCCGGTGAAAAGCCTTTTGCGGTTTCTGGCTTGTACCCCAACCCGTTTTCAGAACAGAGTAGCTTCAGGATGTCGGTACAGAAAAAGCAATTGGTACAGATAACCGTTTATGATCTTTTGGGAAGAAAAATAACAGAAATTTTCCGTGACGAAGTTCCCGAAAACAATATTCGCACGTTTACCTTTTCCTCCACAAATTTGCCTTCCGGCTCCTATTTAGTTCGGGTACAAGGAGAAAATTTTGGCCACACCTTTAAAGCAATCTTGAAAAAATAA